The genomic DNA CCCGGTGGCGGGGTCGCCGGGCAGCAGACCTGAGACGGTCTCCCAGCCGGGCGGCTCGGGCCACTCCGCGTCCGGCCGGCTCTCCGCCAGGCCCAGCACCGCGCAGGCCAGCCAGTGCTCACCCGGTCCGTGCTCGCCGGCCAGCGTGGGGATCACCGTGCGCGGGGCGAGCACGTTGGTGCCGGGCAGGGCCTGCACCAGCCGTCCGGCCCGCGTTCCCCGGAGGTCCTCGATCACGCACAGCCCCGAGGGAGAGTCGAAGCGGGCGTGGCCCGGCCCCTCGGCGGAGCGGTGCGCGGGCGCGTCGCGGTTCACCGCGAAGGCACCCTCGGCGGAGTGGAGCCCGCGTTCCGACCGGATGCGGTGCACCCGGACGTGCCACGGAGGCCGGGCGATCAGCCAGGTCTCGATCTCCACGTCCGGCCACGGCGTCCAGCGGCTGTGCAGCAGGCCGTCGTGCGCCGTGGAGTCCCGCGGCACCTCACAGGGCCGCCAGTGCGTCCCGTCGTCGCTCACCGCGAGGGTGCTGTCGAACGCGCCCTGCTCAAGGCCCTGGGAGCCGCTCGGCACGCTGAACCCGAAGCGGGTCGAATAGGCGAACTTGGCGTACTTCGCCGCGCCGTGGCGTGCCCAGGTGTTGTGCTGCCGCGCGCTCAACATGACCACCTGCCGGCCCTCCTCGCACCGCATCAGTGCGACGCCCGCCTCCGGCTGGGTGCTGACCGGCGGGAGTTCGGGCATGGCCCGCTCCGGCTCCGCCCAGAACGGGTGTCCGGCGGGCACCGCCAGCGGCAGGAACGCCTTCATCGCCCAGTAGGGGGAGCCGGGGGCGTTGTACTGCTCGGTGAGCATGGGCTGGGCGTAGCCGTAGCCCAGGGTGAGCAGGCCCGCGGAGTCGCGGATCGGCCGCGCCAGCCACCAGCGCAGGTGCCGCGTCAGGTGGCCCCGCACCGTCCCCCACGGCAGGGCCTCGACGTCGGCGAAGGCGAGCGCGCCCCAGAACGCCCCCTGCGCGAAGCGGTACGTCAGGCTCCGGCCGAAGGGGACGGCGGCCCCGTCCGAGGCGAACCAGTGCTGGAAGTCGAGGGCGAAGGCCGCCGCCCGCTCGCGGAGACGTTCGGCGCGGCCGGCGTCGCGGCCTCCGGCCAGGGCGGCGTAGATCAGGCCGTAGTAGTGCATCGCGAACGGGACGTAGTAGTCGCGCTGGGCGGTGGGACCGTCGCTGTACCAGCCCCCGCCGAGCGCGAAGGACTCCAGGCGCTCCAGCCGGGCGGCGTTGGGCGCGGGGTCGAAGCCGACGCCGACACGGTCCAGGCCGAGCCCCACCAGGACGGGGAAGAAGTGCCAGTTGTTGTCGGCGGGCTCGACGGTGAGCGCGTGCCGCAGCCAGGCCGCCAGGTTGTCCCGTTCCCGCCCGCTCAACGGGTCCCACACGGCCTCGGGCGCGACGGCGAGCGCCAGGCCGATCGCGGCGGTCTCCACCAGTCGCTGGTCGACGTCGCGCACCGACCCCCAGAACTCCTCGTGCCGGGGGTCGGTGCCGGACGCCAGCCCCCGGCGCCACAGCTCCCAGTGCTCGAACGTCCCCCCGCCCGCGGCCAGCGGTGCCAGCCCCCACAGCGGCCGGGCGAACGCCTCAAGCTCGGCGGCCTCGTCGGGGTAGAGGGCGGCGTTGGTCCCGAGCCGCAGACGCGCGCGGCCGGGACTGAAGCGGGGTACCAGCGGATCGGTCAGCTCGCGTACGAGCCGGCTCATGTCCTCGCGGTCGTACGGCACGGCCGGCGTCCCCTTCTTGCGCATGCTTAGTCTTATCTCCGAAAAAACACCGGGTGTCCCGGTCTCATCCGAGCCGCCGGACCTTCCCTCCGACGCGGGCCAGGTCGGCGGGGAGGTCGGCGCGTACCTCCCGGTCGCCGACGGCGATCCACGCCGGTACGGCCGAGTCGAGGAAGCCGTTGAGTCCCTTGACGACGAAGTCGTCCAGCTCGCCCCCGGCCAGCCGCACCACGGCCGCCCCGCCCCGCGCGCCCGCCGTCTCGACGACGCCGTACGGGGTCTCCACCCTGACGGGTCCGTCGTTCCCGCTCTGCACGAGGATGGTCAGATACTGGACGTCGCGTCCGGGATGAACTCGTAGAAACGCGTCCGCCTCGCCGCGCGTCACCCGGACCGCGCCGGTGCCCGAGCCAGCGTCGGTGTCCGAGCTGGCGTCGGTGTCGGTGTCGGTGTCGGTGTCGGCGTCCAAGGCGGTGTCGGCGTCCGAGGCGGTCGGCGAGGCGGCGGGCGACGGCACGGTGCGGCCGAGTGCACGGGCGAGAATGTCGCACGGGCGCAGGTCCTCGTCGAGGCCGGGTTCGGGGCCGTCCAGCACGATCCGCCCGCCGCCCGCGAGATAGCCGGCCAGCAGCTCCTGGACGCGGCGGTGCATGAACGGCCCGCCGGGAACGGTCAGCGTTCCGTGGGCGGCCAGCCGGTCGGGCGTGGCGCTCTCCAGTTCGACGACGGCGTAATCACGCCCCGTCCGCCGCATCCGGTCGTGGAAGGCGCGCAGGGCGGCGCCGCACCGGGGCGCCCCGGCCCGCTCCGGACCGGACCAGGCGGCGATCCCGGCATAGGGCAGATACAGCCCGAAGGCCTCTCCCGCGACGGGCGCGCACTCCAGGAACTCCACGCCGTGCAGGGCGAAGAAGTCCGCCAGCACCCGGACGACGGGGGCCTTCGCCCCGGCGGAGCCGTCGGCGGCGATGGGCGCGCTGTCCGGGTAGGGCATGGTGTGCGCCGCGTCCAGGTCCGGTGACCAGCCGGAGGTGGCGGCCCCGGTGTAGACGTTGAACCCGGTGGCGCCGGCGGCGAGGGCGAGCAGGGTCTGGTGGTAACTGGTGGTCGCGTCGGCGTAGGCGCGGTCGTAGAGCTCCGAGAAGCCCCAGTTCTCCTCCAGGTTGGGGCCGGGGGCCCGCTTGGCGGCGATCACGTAGCGGGCCTGGGCGTCGGGGTCCGCCGAGACCACGCCCATCCAGTTGGTGAAACCGTAGGCGACGTCCCCCCACGACTCGGGGCGCACCCGGGCCAGCCAGTCGTCCAGTTCCTCGACCGTCGGCGGGTTCAGGTTGACCACCACGGGGACCCGGCAGTCCACCGCCGCGCTCCAGCGGAGGTAGACCTCGGTGAGGTAGTCGGCGTGGAAGCGGCCCCAGTCGGCGTAGCCCTGCAGCTCCTCCGGCCGCGCGGCCCCCGTCCAGGCGCGGGGCGGCTCGACCTCGTCCCATCGCCGGTGGTCCGTCGCGTGGATGCGGTTGTACTCCTCGACCGAGCCGTACCAGGCCAGGAGGCGCTCGCGGAAGAACGCCAGCCCCGAGGGGCTGTAGTCGTAGGCCGACAGCGACCGCGCGCCGTTGGTGTAGAGGCCCTCGTTGGCGATCTGCATCATGATCACCGGGCCGTCCGGGTGGGTCGCGGCGTCCAGCACCTCCTTGCCGACCGCGGACAGCCACCGGGTGACCTTGGCCAGGAACGCCGCGCCCAGCGGGGCGGGCAGCGGTCTGCCCGGCAGGTGCGTGGCCGAGTCCGCCCAGCACGAAGGGGAGCCCGCCGCGTCGAGCAGCGGCTCGATCTCCCCGTCCGCGGAGGGGCAGACCCAGTCGGGCAGGCCGCCGTAGGTCGTCTCGGCGTGGATGAACGGGCCGGGCTTGGCGATGACCTTCAGCCCGAGCCCGTGACACAGGTCGAGGAAGCCGACGACGTTCCTGCCGGGGTGGCTGTCGCCGGTGAAGTCCGGCGCCGTCGCGGCGTCGGGCTGGTGGTGCCGCCACGGGATGTAGCTGCTGATCACCTCGACGCCCAGCTCGTCGCGCATGGCCTGGAGCCGGTCGGCCCAGACCCCCGGGTCGTCACGGTAGTAGGGGTAGTCGGCGCTGACGAGCACCCGGGGCTCACCGTCGACGACGGTGACTCCGTTGCGGACCTCGATGGTCACGCGCACACTCCCGTTCCTTCGGTACGGCTCACGCCGTAAGGGGATCAGCTCTTGAGACCCGTGAAGGCGATGCCCTGCATGATGCGCCGCTGGAAGATCAGCAGGACCACGATCACCGGCACGACCGCCAGGGCGGCGCCCGCCATGATGTAGTAGGCGCGGCCGGACTCGCTGCTGGCCAGCTGCTGCAGGGCGAGGGGCAGCGTGTAGAGCTCGGGGTCGTTCAGGACCACCAGCGGCCAGACCAGGTCGTTCCAGTGGAAGATGAAGCTGGTGATGGTGACGACCGCGAGCACCGGTTTGGACAGCGGCAGGATGATCCGCCAGAAGATCTGCATCCGGCCGGCGCCGTCGATCCGCGCCGCCTCCTCCAGCTCGCCCGGCAGCGAGAGGAAGAACTGCCGGAGCAGGAAGATGTCCAGGACCGAGGCCACGTTGGGGATGATCAGGCCCCATCCGGAGTCGAACATGCCGAGCTGCTGGGTGACGTGGATGCGGGGCACCAGCAGGGTGATGGTCGGCACCATCATGCCGGCGAGCATCAGGACGAACAGCTTGTCCCGCCCGGGGAAGGGGATGCGGGCGAAGGAGTAGGCGGCCAGCGCGTCGATCAGGAGCTTGGCCGGCACCAGGACCAGGCAGACCCAGACGCTGTTGAGGAACGCCTGGCCGAGGCCGCCGACCTGCAGGACGTGCTCGTAGTTCTCCAGGGTCGGCGACCAGTCGCCGGTCTTGCGGTCCAGCGGCAGCAGGCTGGGCACCTTGGTGTAGACGTCGGAGCCGTGCTTGAACGAGGTGGCCAGCATCCAGACGAACGGGACCACCGAGACCGCCACCAGCAGCACCAGGGCGATGTAGATGGGCGCGAGCCGTACCTTCTTCGATGTCGTCACGAGGCCTCCTGCTTGACGAACCTGAACTGGAGGGCAGTGATGATCATGATGAAGACGAACAGGATGAACGACATCGCGCAGGCGGCGCCCATCGCGTCGTAGCGGAAGGCGAACAGGTAGAGATGCAGGACGTAGGTCAGGCCTGACTGCTCCGGTCCGCCGGTGACGCTCCTGCCGCCGCCGCCGGAGAAGATCACGTAGACCAGGCCGAACACCTGCAGCGCCGCGATCACACCGGTGACCAGCAGGTAGAAGGTGGTGGGCCGCAGCATCGGGAAGACGACCCGCCAGAACCGCTGGATCGGGGTGGCGCCGTCGATGACCGCCGCCTCGCGGATCGAGTCGGGGATGCCCTTCAGCCCCGCCAGATAGATGATCATGGAGATGCCGCACTGCCAGGCGGCGATGAACGCCAGTGCCGGGATGACCAGCTCGGGAGTGTTGAGCCAGTTCTGCCCGGGGATTCCGAACAGCCCCAGGAAGCTGTTGACCAGCCCGTACTGCGGGTCGTAGAGCCAGCGCCAGATGGCGCCGACGGCCGCCTCGGCGGTGACCACGGGCAGGAACAGCAGCAGCCGGAACACGTTGGAACCCCGGCGGATCGCGTTGAGCAGCAGCGCCTGGGCCAGTGCGGTCCCCAGCGTCAGCGGCACCGCGATCAGGGTGTACTGGAGGGTGACCTGCACCGACTTCCAGAAATGCGGGTATTTGACGTCGTCGGAGAGTAGATCGACGTAGTTGGCCAGCCCCACCCATGCGGCGTCGGTGCGCAGGTCCCAGTCGGTGAAGCTGTAGTAGAGCGCCGACAGCGCCGGATAGAGCAGGAAGACGATGAAGTACGCCATCGCGGGAGCGATCAGAAGCCACCCGATGACGTGGTCGCGCCCCCCGAGGCCCGGGAGACGGCGTCGCCTCCCGGGCTCGGGTGCCGCGGTGGGCCTTTCGGCCTGCACCGGAGATGCCACGTCTGTCTCGCCTCCGTGTCAGCCGGTCCAGCCGAGCAGGGCGCGGGTCTTGGCGGCCGCGTCGCTCAGGGCCTGCTGGGAGGTGGCCTTGCCGCTCAGCGCCGTCTCGATGGCGGGGGCGATGATCTCGTCGTTGATCTGGATCCACTGCGGCAGGGACGGGCGGGCCTGGGCGACCTTGAGCTGCTCCAGGAAGGCCGCCTGGTCGGGTCCGAAGGTCGCGGCGTCCCGCTCGGCCGCCGCGATGTTGGTCGGGAAGCCGCCGAGAGCCTGGGCCAGCTGGGTGTTGTTCGTGGCGTCGGTCAGGTAGGCGAGCCACTTCCAGGCCAGGTCGGCGTTCTTCCCCTTGCTGAAGACCACCCCGTTCTCACCGCCGATGTTGCCGGCCGGCTGGGTTTTGTACGGCAGGGGCGCAGTGCTGAACTGCAGGTCGGGGAACTGGTCCTTGATGTTGGCGACGTCCCACGGGCCGGAGATCATCATGCCGGCCAGTCCGTTCTCGAACGCCTTGTCCGAGTCGGTGATCTTCCTGGGTGAGGAGGGGAGCAGGTCGACCCAGAGCTGCAGCGCGTCGACGCCGGGCTGCTGGTCGAAGAGGATCTTCTTGCTCTTCTCGTCCACCAGGGAGCCGCCGGCGCCCGCGACGATGCCCGGCCACATCCAGGCGCCGTAGCCGTCGCCCTTGGGCACCACCATGCCGGCGGTCTTCGGATCGTCCTGGTGGATCTTCGTGGCGATCTGCTTGAGCTCGTCCCAGGTCTTGGGCGGCGTCGGGACGAACTTCTTGTTGTAGAAGAGAGCGACAGCGGTGTGGTCCACGGGCAGGCCGTAGAGCTTGTCGTTCACCCGGTTGGTGTTGAGCGCCCCCTCGTAGTAGGCCTTCTCGTCGACGGTGCCCGCGGGCAACTCCTTGATCGTGCCGTCGAGCGCGTATCGGGCCACGAGTGGCTGGTCGAGGATGCCGGCGTCCGGGACGCTCCCGCTGGCGATGGCGCTGCCGAGCTTGGTGTTGTAGTCGTCCTTGGGAATTTTGACGATCTTCACCGTGACTCCGTTGGCCTTCTCGAAGTCGGTGCGGAGCTTCTCCACTACCTCTCCGGCCTGCGGTGTGCGGTCCTGGAACATCCAGTAGGTCAGTGTCTTGGCCTCTGCGGCCTTATCGGAGCCGCTGCCGCACGCGGTAAGTCCGATGAGCAGCGCCACACCGGCAGCCGTCCCTGTGACTCTCCTGATCATTTCCTGACTCCTCATAGGGGGTTGAACGGACGATAATGTAAGCCGCGAAAAAAGTTCAGCCCTCTGAGGAAACGCTTTGGTAACGCGGCTGTGATGACGGCATGCTCATCGGCCCGATGGCCGGTCACCCGAAGTCGGCCGGCGGACAATTGAATTCAAGCTTTGAACTAACATTGTCGCGAAAGCGAGGAGGCTGATCATGGCGAGGCCTGAGCGCAGGACGGTCCGGGATGTCCGCAAGGGCAACCAGTCCATGCTGCTACGCACGCTGTACTTCAACGGGCCCGCCAGCCGGAACGAGCTCACCCGGCTCACCGGACTGAGCGCCGCGACGGTCAGCAGCATGACCGGCGACCTGCTCGCCGACAACGTCGTCGTCGAGGCCGGCCACGTCGAGTCCGACGGCGGGCGTCCCCGCGTGATCCTCCGCGTCAACCCCCGCTACGGCTACGCGATCGGCGTCGACGTGGCCGACACCCATGTGCGCGTCGAGCTTTTCGACCTGGCGATGAACGAGAAGGCCAAGGTCGAGTACGCTCTGCGCCCGGCCAGGCATGACATCGAGCTGGTGGTGCGGCACATCCTCGCGGGCATCGACGTCGTGCTCGCCGACGGCGGGGTGACCGCCGCACAGGTGCTCGGGGTGGGAGTCGGCGTCCCCGGCATCGTGGAGCACGGCGGCGACGTGCTCGTCCACGCCAAGACCTTCGGCTGGGACGGTGTCCCCCTCGGCGCCCTGATGCGCGCCGGCACGCCGTTCCCGGTGTTCGTCGACAACGGCGCCAAGACGATGGGCCAGGCCGAGCTCTGGTTCGGCGCGGGGCGCGGGGCCGGTGACGCGGTGATCGTGCTCATCGGCTCAGGGGTCGGAGCCACCGTCGTCACCGACGGGACGACCTTCCGGGGTGTGAGCAGCAGCGCCGGCGAGTGGGGCCACACCAAGATCGTTGTGAACGGCCGGGCCTGCCGGTGCGGCGGACGCGGCTGCCTGGAGGCCTACGTCGGCGCCGAGGCCATCCTCGACCGTGCCGGAATCGCCACGCAGACGGCCGACTGGCAGGCCGAACTGGCCCGGCTGCTCGAATCCGGGTCACCGGTCCTTGAGGAGACCGCCACCTACCTGGGCGTCGGCCTGTCCAATCTGATCAACCTGATCAACCCCGAACGGATCGTCATCGGCGGCTGGGCCGGTCTCCTCCTCGGCCGGCACCTGCTCGCCGACATCCGCGCCGCCTCGGCGGACAACTCCCTGGCCCAGCCGTACGCCGCCACCTCCATCGTGCTGGGCCACCTCGGTCCCGACGCCGTCGCACTGGGGGCCGCCACCCTTGTCCTGGAGAGGTTTCTGAACTCCCGCCCCACCGCGCAGATCCCCGCCACCGGCTGAACCCCACGGACGGGCCGCGTCGTCGAGCCGCCCGGCTTTTCCCCGGGGGAGAGGCCCGGAAGCCGCTCGACCTCGCGATCAAGCAGAAGCCGTGACGCCCGGAACGGGATCCCCGCCGGACGAGGTGAAGGGCGCCGCGTTGATCCACTCTTCCTATGCGCGGTTGTCAGGGTCGTAGAGGTCGTCACCGGCGTACCGGTCCAGGTCGGCACGGAACTTCCGGTCATCCAGTTGCGGCATGCCGCGGGACACGGCCGCGAACTCCGCGCGGGAGACAGCGCGCCGCCGTCGGCGGATGGGCACCAGGTCGCCGATGTGCCGGCCGTTGCGCGTGACTTCGAATCGTTCGCCCCGTTCGAGGGCGTCCATGATCTCCGCTAACCGATTGCGCAGATCGCGTTGGGAGATCTGCTCCGGAGAGCAGGGGTCCGGCATGCTCATGAATCAACTCTTGCGCTGCCAGCGCCACCTGACAGCACAATCAACTCAGATGGCAGGGCCTCGACATCTCATCCGGCGTGGATCCATGAGCGCTTGCACCAGGTTTCTCGGGAGTTTCCTTCGGCACGGGGTCCCGGACGGCATCGGCCGCGCGGCCGAGACTTTAATGAGTTTTCCATCCTGGCGCCGCGGTGCATCGGGCGATCAGGATAGGAAGAGGTCCGGCGTGTCGGCGCCGGACGTGGTTGACATCCGCTCGGGCCGGCCGTTGAGCCGGACGTAGGCGGCCGGGGACATGCCGATCGCGGCGGTGAAGTCGCGGGTCAGGTGAGCTTGATCGGTGTAGCCGAGCTCGGCTGCCAGCGTGGCGAGATCGAAACCTTGGTGGACGCGCTCCGCGGCCTCATGCAGGCGGAAGCGGCGGATCACCCACTTGGGGCCGATGCCGACGTAGTCCCGGAACAGCCGCTGCAGCGAGCGCATCGACCGCCCCGATCTGGCGGCCAGCTCGTCGACCCTGGTCAGGGAGACGTCGCTCTCCACCATGGCGACCAACGCCGCGACCTCTTCCGCCAGCGGATCCCGTTGCGGCTCTCGGTCGAGCAGGAAGGCCTCGACGAGTGCGATGGCGGCCGGGACGTCGGGCTCGGCCAGGACGCGCTCGACGAGGGTCGCGCCCGCTGCGCTGTACATGTCACCGATCTCCGTGAAGCAGCCGGTCAGGTGGGACACCGGACCGGTGAGGAACGCCCGGAAGCCGCCGGGGCGGAAGCGCGTGCCGAGCACGCGGCCGCTGCCCCGCATCGTGTAGGAGAACCCGCCCTTGACCACTCCCGCGACGCGGTGGAAGTCATGGGCGATCGTCATGTTCACGGTGGGATGGGAGACGATGCGCTGTTCGTACGGCTCGGCGAGGTCGCGCCACGTGACGACCCAGAAGTGCTCCACATACGTCGAAATTTCGGGTGATGGCGCCTGGCGAGAGAAATCGAAGGCGTTGAGCCCCGCGTGCGGGTTGACCCAACCGCGCTGTCGCGTTTCTACAAGCCGCTCCACCGAAGGACCAGGCACGATGACTGCCATGGAAGACATGATGCCGCTGATGACGCGCGCCAGCGAACGGACCGCCGCAGTGGTGCGCGCGGTCCGGAAGGACCAATTCGGATGTCCGACACCGTGCGCCAAGTTCGACGTCCGGGAGCTGATCAATCACCTCGAATGGGTGGCGGAGATGTTCGAATCACTGGGTCGCAAGGGGCCGCGCACCGAGCAGGGCCCTTATACGGGCGACTTCTCCGAGCGGGCGGAGCGCACGCTGGCCGCCTGGGCGCGACCCGAGGCATGGGAGGGGAGCAGCGCGGCCATGGGCCTGCCGATGAGCACACTGGGTCACATGTACCTCGTCGACATGGTCGTGCACGGCTGGGACCTGGCCAGAGCGACCGGCCAGGAGTACGAGCCGGACCCTGAGGCCGTCGCGCGGGCGATGCGCTTCACCGACCAGATGGTGGAGATGGGCAGGCAACGCGGCGCGTTCGGGCCGCCGGTCGCCGTCCTGGACGACACCCCGCCGTTCGACCGCCTGCTCGGCATCATCGGCCGCGATCCGACCTGGACCCCGTGATCTTTCCTCATCCGACCAATTTCTTCGAGACCGGACGCATGGGTGAAGTCGCAGCTTGCGGTCGGTGGTCTCTACTGAGATGAGTGCGACATGACCGAGGTGTAAGGGAGTGCTGCGTGGACCGTACCGGCTGGTCCCCGAGCCCATCGATGCCTTCGGCGTTGAACCGGCGCAACCGGCGGCGCACCGTCTCGGAGTGACAACCCAGCCGGGCGGCGATCGCCGGGCCGCGCATGGGATTGGTACTGCCGCTACCTGGCGACTGCCGATCCCCTGGGAGCTCCCCAAAGGGTTTGACCGGCGTTGGAAACACCGCAGCCCCGGCGGCGGGGCCGGGGCTTGCGGCAAGCGAGACCCGGTGCTCCCGAGAACTCGGGCCAGGGCTGCAGGTTCACTGCGCCCGGACCCGTGTGGATCCCTGAGCGCTTGTGCTGGTTTTCTCGGAAGTTCCTTTCGGTACGCGGTCCCCGATGCGGGGAAGCCTCGGCCTGGTGATGTGCCCCATCCGGCGGGAGGCCCTGTCGGGTGTTCCGGCCGGATGGGCGGGGTGGGACGGTCGGGCGGCCAGGAGCCGGGATCTTTATATCAACGAGCCAACGGGCGCGATCATCGGTCACGCATGGCACGGATCAGTACGGGCATCGCGACCAGCAAGGCGATTCCTCGCAGCACGCCCGCGACAGGGTACGGCGCACGCAACCCGAACGCGTGCGCCACCAGTCCGCCGGCCAGCGCTCCGAGCGGGATCAGTCCCCAGCCGAGCATCTTGTAGACGCTGTTCACCCGGCCGAGCATCTCGGACGGCACGATCTGCTGCCGGAGGCTGACGGTCACGATGTTCCAGAGCGTTATGACGAAGCCGTTGACGGCCAGCAGAGCGCCGAGCACGATCGCGTTCGGGCTCAGCCCGATCCCGACGAAGACGACGACGTTCGTGGCGAGCGCGGTGAGGAGAGCGGGAAGTGCGCCGACTCTGTTGACGACGCGCGCACTGACCAGGCCGCCGAGCAGGCTGCCGATCGCGGCGCCGGCGAGCAGCAGGCCGTAACCGCGCGCGTCGAGGTGCAGCGTCCGGGTCGCCAGCAGGACGAGTGTGACGTTACCGAGTTGGCCGCAGAAGGTGTTGACACCGAGCAGGATCGCGAGGGTGCGCAGCAGCCGGTGACGGGCCAGCCGGCGCAGGCCGTCCGCGATCGCCGTCCGCAACGGCGGGTGCTCGATCTGCCGGTGCCTCCGCCTGGGCAGTGTCGCCAGCAGCGCGGCGGACAGGGCGAAGGAGCCGGCGTCCATCCCGAACGGCAGCGCCACGACGACCGCGAAGAGCAGGCTGCCGATCGGTGGTCCCAGGAACTGGGAGCCGATCGCTGTGATCGTCTGCTGGTGGCCGTTCGCCCTGTGCAGCAGGGGCTTGGCGACGATATCCGGCAAGATCGCCTGCGCTGCGTTGGCGAAAACGGTCTCACACGCCCCCAGCCCGAATGCCATGATCGCGAGCACCGGGATGCCGATGTGGCCGAACGCGGCAAGGACCGCGACGACGCTGACGATCACTGCCTGGATCGCCTGCGAGCGCCACATGAGGCCGACGCGGTCGTACCGGTCGACGAGCGCACCGGCGGGGAGCGACAGCAGCAACCACGGCAGGTACGTCGCTGCGGAGACGACCGACACGAGCCGTGGGTCGCGCGTGATCGTGACGGCCAGCAGTGGAACGGCCGCGGCGAACGCCCCGTCACCGACGGCGTTGATACCCGTCGCCCA from Streptosporangium sp. NBC_01756 includes the following:
- a CDS encoding DUF2264 domain-containing protein; translated protein: MRKKGTPAVPYDREDMSRLVRELTDPLVPRFSPGRARLRLGTNAALYPDEAAELEAFARPLWGLAPLAAGGGTFEHWELWRRGLASGTDPRHEEFWGSVRDVDQRLVETAAIGLALAVAPEAVWDPLSGRERDNLAAWLRHALTVEPADNNWHFFPVLVGLGLDRVGVGFDPAPNAARLERLESFALGGGWYSDGPTAQRDYYVPFAMHYYGLIYAALAGGRDAGRAERLRERAAAFALDFQHWFASDGAAVPFGRSLTYRFAQGAFWGALAFADVEALPWGTVRGHLTRHLRWWLARPIRDSAGLLTLGYGYAQPMLTEQYNAPGSPYWAMKAFLPLAVPAGHPFWAEPERAMPELPPVSTQPEAGVALMRCEEGRQVVMLSARQHNTWARHGAAKYAKFAYSTRFGFSVPSGSQGLEQGAFDSTLAVSDDGTHWRPCEVPRDSTAHDGLLHSRWTPWPDVEIETWLIARPPWHVRVHRIRSERGLHSAEGAFAVNRDAPAHRSAEGPGHARFDSPSGLCVIEDLRGTRAGRLVQALPGTNVLAPRTVIPTLAGEHGPGEHWLACAVLGLAESRPDAEWPEPPGWETVSGLLPGDPATGLRG
- a CDS encoding beta-galactosidase; amino-acid sequence: MRVTIEVRNGVTVVDGEPRVLVSADYPYYRDDPGVWADRLQAMRDELGVEVISSYIPWRHHQPDAATAPDFTGDSHPGRNVVGFLDLCHGLGLKVIAKPGPFIHAETTYGGLPDWVCPSADGEIEPLLDAAGSPSCWADSATHLPGRPLPAPLGAAFLAKVTRWLSAVGKEVLDAATHPDGPVIMMQIANEGLYTNGARSLSAYDYSPSGLAFFRERLLAWYGSVEEYNRIHATDHRRWDEVEPPRAWTGAARPEELQGYADWGRFHADYLTEVYLRWSAAVDCRVPVVVNLNPPTVEELDDWLARVRPESWGDVAYGFTNWMGVVSADPDAQARYVIAAKRAPGPNLEENWGFSELYDRAYADATTSYHQTLLALAAGATGFNVYTGAATSGWSPDLDAAHTMPYPDSAPIAADGSAGAKAPVVRVLADFFALHGVEFLECAPVAGEAFGLYLPYAGIAAWSGPERAGAPRCGAALRAFHDRMRRTGRDYAVVELESATPDRLAAHGTLTVPGGPFMHRRVQELLAGYLAGGGRIVLDGPEPGLDEDLRPCDILARALGRTVPSPAASPTASDADTALDADTDTDTDTDASSDTDAGSGTGAVRVTRGEADAFLRVHPGRDVQYLTILVQSGNDGPVRVETPYGVVETAGARGGAAVVRLAGGELDDFVVKGLNGFLDSAVPAWIAVGDREVRADLPADLARVGGKVRRLG
- a CDS encoding carbohydrate ABC transporter permease, producing MTTSKKVRLAPIYIALVLLVAVSVVPFVWMLATSFKHGSDVYTKVPSLLPLDRKTGDWSPTLENYEHVLQVGGLGQAFLNSVWVCLVLVPAKLLIDALAAYSFARIPFPGRDKLFVLMLAGMMVPTITLLVPRIHVTQQLGMFDSGWGLIIPNVASVLDIFLLRQFFLSLPGELEEAARIDGAGRMQIFWRIILPLSKPVLAVVTITSFIFHWNDLVWPLVVLNDPELYTLPLALQQLASSESGRAYYIMAGAALAVVPVIVVLLIFQRRIMQGIAFTGLKS
- a CDS encoding carbohydrate ABC transporter permease, which produces MAYFIVFLLYPALSALYYSFTDWDLRTDAAWVGLANYVDLLSDDVKYPHFWKSVQVTLQYTLIAVPLTLGTALAQALLLNAIRRGSNVFRLLLFLPVVTAEAAVGAIWRWLYDPQYGLVNSFLGLFGIPGQNWLNTPELVIPALAFIAAWQCGISMIIYLAGLKGIPDSIREAAVIDGATPIQRFWRVVFPMLRPTTFYLLVTGVIAALQVFGLVYVIFSGGGGRSVTGGPEQSGLTYVLHLYLFAFRYDAMGAACAMSFILFVFIMIITALQFRFVKQEAS
- a CDS encoding sugar ABC transporter substrate-binding protein; this encodes MIRRVTGTAAGVALLIGLTACGSGSDKAAEAKTLTYWMFQDRTPQAGEVVEKLRTDFEKANGVTVKIVKIPKDDYNTKLGSAIASGSVPDAGILDQPLVARYALDGTIKELPAGTVDEKAYYEGALNTNRVNDKLYGLPVDHTAVALFYNKKFVPTPPKTWDELKQIATKIHQDDPKTAGMVVPKGDGYGAWMWPGIVAGAGGSLVDEKSKKILFDQQPGVDALQLWVDLLPSSPRKITDSDKAFENGLAGMMISGPWDVANIKDQFPDLQFSTAPLPYKTQPAGNIGGENGVVFSKGKNADLAWKWLAYLTDATNNTQLAQALGGFPTNIAAAERDAATFGPDQAAFLEQLKVAQARPSLPQWIQINDEIIAPAIETALSGKATSQQALSDAAAKTRALLGWTG
- a CDS encoding ROK family transcriptional regulator, yielding MARPERRTVRDVRKGNQSMLLRTLYFNGPASRNELTRLTGLSAATVSSMTGDLLADNVVVEAGHVESDGGRPRVILRVNPRYGYAIGVDVADTHVRVELFDLAMNEKAKVEYALRPARHDIELVVRHILAGIDVVLADGGVTAAQVLGVGVGVPGIVEHGGDVLVHAKTFGWDGVPLGALMRAGTPFPVFVDNGAKTMGQAELWFGAGRGAGDAVIVLIGSGVGATVVTDGTTFRGVSSSAGEWGHTKIVVNGRACRCGGRGCLEAYVGAEAILDRAGIATQTADWQAELARLLESGSPVLEETATYLGVGLSNLINLINPERIVIGGWAGLLLGRHLLADIRAASADNSLAQPYAATSIVLGHLGPDAVALGAATLVLERFLNSRPTAQIPATG
- a CDS encoding type II toxin-antitoxin system Phd/YefM family antitoxin, with the protein product MSMPDPCSPEQISQRDLRNRLAEIMDALERGERFEVTRNGRHIGDLVPIRRRRRAVSRAEFAAVSRGMPQLDDRKFRADLDRYAGDDLYDPDNRA
- a CDS encoding helix-turn-helix domain-containing protein, producing MAVIVPGPSVERLVETRQRGWVNPHAGLNAFDFSRQAPSPEISTYVEHFWVVTWRDLAEPYEQRIVSHPTVNMTIAHDFHRVAGVVKGGFSYTMRGSGRVLGTRFRPGGFRAFLTGPVSHLTGCFTEIGDMYSAAGATLVERVLAEPDVPAAIALVEAFLLDREPQRDPLAEEVAALVAMVESDVSLTRVDELAARSGRSMRSLQRLFRDYVGIGPKWVIRRFRLHEAAERVHQGFDLATLAAELGYTDQAHLTRDFTAAIGMSPAAYVRLNGRPERMSTTSGADTPDLFLS